From a region of the Alnus glutinosa chromosome 1, dhAlnGlut1.1, whole genome shotgun sequence genome:
- the LOC133858281 gene encoding heavy metal-associated isoprenylated plant protein 39-like, giving the protein MKKVIVKVQLLDERARRKGMKAVSGLPGVESLSMDMKDQKLTVIGDVDPVVVVNKIRKLCPADIVSVGPAKEEKKKEEPKKEEPKKDDQKKKEEELLKAYLAHNPYVTQHYFVRSAEEDPNACVIC; this is encoded by the exons ATGAAG AAAGTGATCGTGAAGGTGCAGTTGCTTGATGAAAGAGCGAGGCGAAAGGGCATGAAGGCAGTCTCTGGTCTTCCAG GTGTGGAATCACTTTCCATGGACATGAAGGACCAGAAATTGACCGTGATCGGGGACGTCGATCCGGTTGTTGTAGTCAACAAGATAAGGAAGCTCTGCCCCGCAGACATAGTATCTGTTGGACCAGcaaaagaggagaagaagaaggaagagccTAAGAAAGAAGAGCCAAAGAAGGATGAtcagaaaaagaaggaagaagagcttcTGAAGGCCTACCTAGCCCACAATCCTTACGTGACCCAACATTACTTTGTCAGAAGCGCAGAAGAGGATCCGAATGCTTGTGTTATTTGCTGA